The following are from one region of the Bradyrhizobium sediminis genome:
- a CDS encoding ABC transporter ATP-binding protein, which produces MLEVEGLVKRFGGFTAVNQVSFKVDQGEILGLIGPNGSGKSTIFNMLSGTFQPSAGSIKFAGAEISGLAPHRIINRGIGRTFQIPRPFHRLTMFENVALAGYFGQGKHSRIKAEEAAERALGMVGLPTDRTAAVDGLGAAGLKKLELAKALATGPKLLLADESLGGLDETEMDQAADMLRKIRDELGITIIWVEHIMGVLMRVVDRVMVLDHGEKISEGLPSEVSNDPRVVEVYLGTDADATQAAAAEARR; this is translated from the coding sequence GTGCTGGAAGTCGAGGGCTTGGTAAAGCGGTTTGGCGGCTTCACGGCCGTCAACCAGGTATCGTTCAAGGTCGATCAGGGCGAGATTCTCGGCCTGATCGGTCCTAACGGCTCGGGCAAGAGCACGATCTTCAACATGCTCTCCGGCACGTTCCAGCCGTCGGCGGGCTCGATCAAATTCGCCGGTGCCGAAATCTCCGGTCTCGCGCCGCACCGGATCATCAATCGCGGCATCGGCCGGACCTTCCAGATCCCGCGGCCGTTCCACCGCCTGACGATGTTCGAGAATGTGGCGCTGGCCGGCTATTTCGGCCAGGGCAAGCACAGCCGCATCAAGGCCGAGGAAGCCGCCGAACGCGCGCTCGGCATGGTCGGGCTGCCGACCGACCGCACCGCTGCGGTCGACGGGCTCGGCGCCGCCGGGCTGAAGAAGCTCGAACTCGCCAAGGCGCTCGCGACCGGTCCGAAACTGCTCTTGGCCGACGAAAGCCTGGGCGGGCTCGATGAGACCGAGATGGACCAGGCCGCCGACATGCTGCGCAAGATCCGCGACGAGCTCGGCATCACCATCATCTGGGTCGAGCACATCATGGGCGTGCTGATGCGCGTGGTCGACCGCGTCATGGTGCTGGATCACGGCGAGAAGATTTCGGAAGGGCTGCCGAGCGAGGTGTCGAACGATCCGCGGGTGGTCGAGGTCTATCTCGGCACCGACGCCGATGCGACGCAGGCCGCAGCTGCCGAAGCGCGTCGGTAA